A genomic region of Mesobacillus jeotgali contains the following coding sequences:
- a CDS encoding DUF2626 domain-containing protein, translating to MDRMYRVLGFWTGIFAVMFFLGDMYTTSLIFFGQTGFFLLLSYLKLSERMYIYVFGAYLTIFFAGFTYWSTFMMPLGGTGH from the coding sequence TTGGATCGTATGTACAGAGTTTTAGGATTCTGGACGGGAATCTTTGCTGTCATGTTTTTCTTAGGTGACATGTATACGACGTCCTTGATTTTCTTTGGTCAAACTGGATTTTTCTTGCTTTTAAGTTACTTGAAACTGTCTGAGCGTATGTACATTTACGTCTTCGGCGCATACTTAACGATTTTCTTTGCTGGATTTACTTACTGGTCAACATTTATGATGCCATTAGGTGGAACTGGACATTGA
- a CDS encoding class I SAM-dependent methyltransferase — MKEIIKEFINASPVKMISYAQYMELALYHPEEGYYIKERQKIGKEGDFYTSSNVSDVFGKLIGKWFAKNFRNLGLPPSVCEIGAGNGRFARAFIQGWSGLNDETLTYCIVEASPYHRKLQKAELNGLEDVKILYGSTFADTGMKQGLIFSNELFDAFPVHVVEKHEGIVNEVFVGFDNGQLKEIMLPVMDDRITAFINDQEIELAEGQRIEIPLAYEPFIKSIADHFTKGIMVTVDYGYTKEEWMHPSRRRGSLRGYYQHQMHHDVLQHPGEMDITSHVHFDALKLIGEKYCLNFVQKMRQDEFLMAAGILEELAEHNDPNPFSEASKRNRAIRSLILPGGISQSFDVAVQAKGLDHSIGKLF; from the coding sequence ATGAAAGAAATAATCAAAGAGTTTATTAATGCCTCTCCGGTTAAAATGATTTCATATGCGCAGTATATGGAACTTGCACTTTATCACCCGGAGGAAGGTTATTACATAAAAGAACGTCAAAAAATAGGGAAAGAAGGGGACTTTTATACTTCCAGCAATGTGTCCGATGTATTTGGCAAATTGATTGGGAAATGGTTTGCGAAAAATTTCAGGAACCTCGGCTTGCCGCCATCTGTTTGTGAAATAGGAGCTGGAAACGGCCGGTTTGCTCGCGCATTTATTCAGGGGTGGAGTGGCTTGAATGATGAGACACTAACCTATTGTATCGTTGAAGCCAGCCCTTATCATCGAAAGCTGCAGAAAGCTGAGTTGAACGGTCTAGAAGATGTAAAGATCCTTTATGGTAGTACATTTGCAGACACAGGTATGAAACAAGGATTGATTTTTTCAAATGAATTATTTGATGCATTCCCTGTCCATGTCGTCGAAAAACACGAGGGTATTGTGAATGAGGTTTTCGTAGGCTTTGACAATGGACAATTAAAAGAAATCATGTTACCGGTAATGGATGATAGGATTACCGCTTTTATAAATGACCAGGAAATTGAACTGGCGGAAGGCCAAAGGATTGAAATTCCGCTTGCTTATGAACCGTTCATTAAATCTATAGCTGATCACTTCACGAAGGGCATCATGGTGACTGTAGATTACGGATATACGAAAGAAGAATGGATGCATCCATCTCGCAGGCGCGGAAGCTTAAGGGGATATTACCAACACCAGATGCATCATGACGTTTTGCAGCATCCTGGAGAGATGGATATTACTAGTCATGTACATTTTGATGCACTTAAATTAATTGGTGAGAAATACTGCCTGAACTTTGTGCAAAAAATGAGGCAGGATGAGTTCCTTATGGCTGCCGGCATATTAGAAGAGCTTGCGGAACACAATGACCCTAATCCGTTTTCTGAAGCTAGTAAGCGAAATCGCGCTATACGAAGCCTGATATTGCCAGGGGGGATCAGCCAGTCCTTTGATGTGGCTGTTCAGGCAAAGGGTCTGGATCACTCGATTGGGAAATTATTTTAA
- a CDS encoding MTH1187 family thiamine-binding protein, which yields MAIVDVTVIPIGTQTPSVSSYVADIQRILKKYEEQGKIQYQLTPMNTLIEGELPVLFEVIQAIHEAPFNAGIQRVATNIRIDDRRDVKRKMQDKINRVNELLQQ from the coding sequence ATGGCGATTGTTGATGTAACAGTGATTCCAATCGGAACACAGACACCAAGTGTCAGTTCGTATGTAGCAGATATCCAAAGAATTCTTAAGAAGTATGAAGAACAGGGCAAAATCCAATATCAACTTACACCGATGAATACCTTGATCGAAGGTGAACTTCCTGTTTTGTTTGAGGTAATCCAGGCGATCCACGAAGCACCGTTCAATGCTGGCATCCAGCGAGTAGCCACAAATATCCGGATTGACGACAGGCGTGATGTAAAAAGAAAGATGCAGGATAAGATAAACAGAGTAAACGAATTGCTGCAGCAATAA
- a CDS encoding Spx/MgsR family RNA polymerase-binding regulatory protein has product MEELTFYSYPSCTSCRKTKKWLISNSVKFNERHMFKDTPSKKELLQILALTTEGFDELLATRGETYKKLDMDMEDLPLSEVIKLVIEEPKLLRRPILTDGKKLIVGFNPDALKKIAK; this is encoded by the coding sequence ATGGAAGAGCTGACGTTTTATTCCTATCCAAGCTGTACTTCATGCCGTAAAACAAAAAAGTGGCTGATCTCAAACAGTGTGAAATTTAATGAACGTCATATGTTCAAGGACACTCCATCGAAAAAAGAATTACTGCAGATATTGGCACTGACGACTGAAGGCTTCGATGAACTGCTCGCCACAAGAGGAGAAACTTATAAAAAGCTGGATATGGATATGGAAGACCTGCCACTTTCAGAGGTAATTAAACTTGTCATTGAGGAACCGAAACTGCTTAGACGGCCGATCTTGACAGATGGCAAAAAGCTGATTGTTGGATTTAACCCAGATGCCTTGAAAAAAATAGCGAAATAA
- the comGA gene encoding competence type IV pilus ATPase ComGA — protein sequence MLIVKSIEQLADNVLKDALRSGASDIHIIPREKDTLIKFRLGNQLLPRYTLEQADCERLISHFKFTASMDIGEKRRPQSGAFTYQYQEMKIGLRISTLPAYQNESMVIRLLPEQNHTPSNQISLFPSTSKKLISLLKHAHGLIIFTGPTGSGKTTTLYSMLSETSDLVNRNVITLEDPIEKPSDTVLQVQVNERAGISYSAGLKAILRHDPDIIMVGEIRDKETAETAIRASLTGHLVLTTMHTRDARGAIYRLIEFGINWLEIEQTLIAVTAQRLVELTCPYCEGICSPFCFSSGSGKRGNVFEILTGKDLSAVLKEARGELQSYHYKTLKDAIRKGIALGFIKESEYQRWVLNDGE from the coding sequence ATCCTTATTGTTAAATCAATTGAACAGCTAGCGGATAATGTCCTGAAAGATGCTTTAAGAAGTGGAGCGTCGGACATTCATATTATCCCTCGCGAAAAAGACACACTGATTAAATTCAGGCTCGGCAACCAGCTGCTTCCCCGGTACACGTTAGAACAAGCTGATTGTGAACGGCTCATTTCCCACTTCAAATTCACAGCTTCAATGGATATTGGTGAAAAAAGACGGCCTCAAAGTGGTGCTTTTACTTATCAATATCAAGAAATGAAAATAGGCTTAAGGATCTCCACGCTTCCAGCATACCAGAACGAAAGCATGGTCATTCGTCTCCTTCCCGAACAAAACCATACTCCTTCAAACCAAATTTCATTATTCCCATCCACATCAAAAAAACTGATTTCCCTATTGAAACACGCCCATGGCTTGATCATTTTTACTGGTCCAACAGGGAGTGGTAAAACGACAACTTTGTATTCCATGCTTTCTGAAACCTCGGATTTGGTGAATCGTAATGTCATTACCCTAGAAGATCCAATTGAAAAACCGAGTGATACAGTGCTACAGGTCCAGGTCAATGAACGGGCTGGAATTTCATATTCTGCCGGATTGAAAGCAATCCTGCGGCATGATCCAGATATTATTATGGTTGGGGAAATACGGGATAAAGAGACAGCAGAAACGGCTATAAGAGCTTCGCTGACAGGACACTTGGTCCTGACGACAATGCATACGAGGGATGCCAGAGGAGCGATTTACAGGCTGATTGAATTCGGGATTAATTGGCTTGAGATTGAACAGACACTGATTGCAGTAACTGCACAGAGACTCGTTGAATTGACTTGCCCTTATTGCGAGGGGATTTGCTCGCCATTTTGCTTTTCATCAGGCAGCGGTAAAAGGGGAAATGTTTTCGAAATCCTTACGGGGAAGGATTTATCTGCGGTACTGAAGGAAGCAAGAGGGGAGCTCCAGAGCTATCATTATAAAACTCTCAAAGATGCCATCCGTAAAGGCATCGCCCTGGGGTTCATCAAGGAATCAGAATACCAGAGGTGGGTTCTAAATGATGGAGAGTAA
- a CDS encoding YqgU-like beta propeller domain-containing protein: MRQSKESTYRIPYVSWLLLIIITSALGLSGCSQKLDASLHEGAGHGFNRVKESPGPSFLGAEIVPIEIGEQEEFYKSAGWLSDSEILYISNKGESNSLLYSYNLVTGKASLLYRSEQPIITAVPSPEKTKVMIHSAASEEGLLTVIDLTGNELYSTSIQSYELTFEWNPFDESLLVVSAFTEDWDFSSYLLDLRDNNLKEIKMPEPFVRWISEDVLVYQEWDEDGISLNAPLRTFSVKENKTETLLEDVYQFDSQGPYLMTVKVIEEENQESGQYAFFRKGDKSVGNIEAPLLTSFSGWVVPFYDLMENGEYFIYLKATEQGEADLYDGGFDLMRYHLETGKEEVIFTEMANEPLSCSPSGEMCLYGFQFDKLLNIKTNEVIDLVQ; encoded by the coding sequence GTAAGGAGAGTACATATCGTATACCTTATGTTAGCTGGTTGTTGCTAATCATCATCACTTCTGCACTCGGCCTTTCCGGCTGCTCCCAGAAGCTTGATGCTTCATTGCATGAGGGAGCTGGTCACGGCTTCAATAGAGTAAAGGAGTCCCCTGGCCCTTCATTTTTAGGAGCAGAAATTGTTCCAATCGAGATTGGAGAACAGGAAGAATTCTATAAGTCTGCAGGCTGGCTAAGTGATTCAGAAATTCTCTACATTTCAAATAAAGGGGAAAGCAATTCATTATTGTATTCATACAATCTTGTAACAGGAAAGGCATCATTGCTATATAGAAGTGAGCAGCCAATCATTACGGCGGTACCAAGTCCGGAGAAAACAAAGGTGATGATACATAGCGCTGCATCAGAGGAGGGTCTCCTCACTGTTATCGATTTGACGGGAAATGAATTGTATTCTACAAGCATTCAATCTTATGAACTAACTTTTGAATGGAATCCGTTCGATGAGAGTTTGCTAGTTGTTTCTGCATTTACAGAAGATTGGGATTTCAGTAGTTATTTATTGGATTTAAGGGATAATAATCTGAAAGAGATCAAAATGCCAGAGCCTTTTGTAAGATGGATTTCTGAGGATGTCCTCGTTTATCAGGAGTGGGATGAAGACGGGATTTCACTAAATGCCCCGCTACGGACCTTTTCTGTGAAGGAAAACAAAACTGAAACTTTACTCGAAGATGTATATCAATTTGATTCGCAAGGACCATACTTAATGACTGTAAAAGTGATTGAAGAAGAAAATCAAGAATCGGGACAGTATGCATTCTTCAGGAAGGGTGACAAATCGGTCGGAAATATCGAGGCTCCGTTGTTAACATCTTTTTCTGGATGGGTCGTTCCTTTTTATGATTTAATGGAAAATGGAGAGTATTTTATTTATCTAAAGGCAACAGAGCAGGGTGAAGCGGACCTTTACGATGGAGGATTTGACTTGATGCGTTATCATTTAGAAACAGGTAAAGAGGAAGTTATTTTCACCGAAATGGCCAACGAGCCACTTTCCTGCTCTCCCTCCGGAGAAATGTGCCTGTACGGTTTCCAGTTTGATAAACTCTTGAATATCAAGACAAACGAGGTAATTGATCTCGTTCAATAA
- the comGB gene encoding competence type IV pilus assembly protein ComGB codes for MMESKWPVAEQARFLKRSGELLSRGYSLAEAIESMTFYLEKKRKEDIRRSLDKLREGFPLYLILAELNFKKDLVSYVYFAEQHGGLARTLTEGSDMVLKREADYQRLKRLASYPIFLVMLTLILFFFVNKILLPKFDSLFTDMNIAPNIFMETIAAAANILPFTLYFLLGLTTFLALYYIISFKNLHPLKQKMKLVKLPFAGKLIRLFYSHYFSVQLSYLFSGGLSVLAALMVFEQNLHEPFSRELGKDLISKLAAGQDFDRAVGEYPFFEAELSRIIRHGQKNGKLDQELYFYSRHCLKELEEKTEKALKTVQPVLYSFIGLLVVSLYLAILLPMFQMMKGI; via the coding sequence ATGATGGAGAGTAAGTGGCCTGTCGCTGAACAGGCCCGGTTCCTCAAAAGGAGTGGGGAACTGCTGTCGAGAGGTTATTCTTTGGCGGAAGCGATTGAATCGATGACTTTTTATTTGGAAAAGAAAAGGAAAGAAGATATCAGAAGAAGCCTGGATAAACTGCGTGAAGGGTTTCCGTTGTATCTGATTCTTGCAGAATTAAATTTTAAAAAGGACCTGGTCAGCTATGTTTACTTTGCCGAACAGCATGGCGGACTGGCCCGTACCTTAACAGAGGGCAGCGACATGGTCCTTAAACGGGAAGCCGACTACCAGAGATTAAAAAGGCTCGCATCCTATCCAATATTTCTAGTAATGCTTACATTGATTTTATTTTTTTTCGTTAACAAAATCTTACTGCCGAAATTCGATTCACTTTTCACAGACATGAATATTGCCCCCAATATCTTTATGGAAACCATCGCGGCGGCAGCCAATATCCTTCCTTTCACGCTCTATTTTCTTCTTGGTCTCACTACATTTCTTGCCTTATACTACATCATCAGCTTTAAGAACCTTCACCCTCTAAAACAAAAAATGAAGCTTGTGAAGCTGCCGTTTGCTGGCAAATTGATCAGACTTTTTTACTCACACTATTTCTCGGTTCAGTTAAGCTATTTGTTTTCAGGCGGCCTATCAGTGCTTGCTGCATTGATGGTGTTCGAGCAAAATCTCCATGAACCTTTTTCAAGGGAATTAGGAAAGGACTTGATTTCGAAGTTGGCTGCAGGACAGGATTTTGACAGAGCAGTGGGAGAGTATCCGTTTTTTGAAGCTGAACTGTCGAGGATCATCAGACATGGACAAAAGAATGGGAAGCTGGACCAGGAGCTTTATTTTTACAGCAGGCACTGCCTGAAAGAACTCGAAGAAAAAACCGAAAAAGCGCTGAAAACAGTGCAGCCCGTTTTGTACAGCTTCATTGGCCTGCTTGTCGTTTCACTGTATCTAGCCATCTTGTTGCCGATGTTCCAAATGATGAAAGGGATTTAA
- a CDS encoding helix-turn-helix transcriptional regulator: MEQTLKITSVLSDPTRYYIYQYITKRHKDVTVQEIADNFDIHPNVARLHLSKLEDVNMLISETKKTGKGGRPSRLYRLSDEVIQLHFPFRDYQLLSKIAMTTMMSLGEAGKTALYLTGKRFGEELIEQEVSRHSNMSAEMTFEHKLNSIKNAATLAGFYPEFEPNSEKTKIYFQIFNCPFKEVAMEHTETVCNMHYEFLRGMFESLFGEIELIEKENMFTGCDSCSYQAVIAQ; encoded by the coding sequence GTGGAGCAAACATTAAAAATTACAAGTGTTTTGTCTGACCCAACGCGTTATTATATTTATCAATACATCACAAAAAGACATAAGGACGTAACCGTACAGGAAATCGCCGACAATTTTGATATCCATCCAAATGTGGCAAGGCTGCATTTATCAAAACTTGAAGATGTCAACATGCTGATTTCAGAAACAAAAAAGACTGGCAAAGGTGGTCGTCCAAGCAGACTGTACCGACTTTCCGATGAAGTGATCCAGCTTCACTTCCCATTCCGCGATTATCAGTTATTGTCCAAAATCGCGATGACAACTATGATGTCTCTTGGAGAAGCAGGAAAGACAGCATTGTACTTGACAGGAAAACGTTTCGGGGAAGAACTGATTGAACAAGAAGTATCCCGACACTCAAATATGTCAGCTGAAATGACGTTCGAGCATAAACTGAACTCAATCAAGAATGCTGCGACTCTTGCTGGTTTTTATCCTGAATTCGAACCTAACAGCGAAAAGACTAAGATTTATTTCCAAATCTTCAACTGTCCTTTTAAGGAAGTGGCAATGGAACATACAGAAACAGTGTGCAATATGCATTATGAATTTTTGCGCGGTATGTTCGAATCACTGTTTGGTGAGATCGAACTGATCGAAAAAGAGAACATGTTCACAGGCTGTGACTCTTGTTCATATCAAGCTGTTATTGCACAATAA
- a CDS encoding DUF2759 domain-containing protein — protein MGFAIICALITLLAGYATFSALKNKNILGIAFAGGTFLVIGWFTVMTILNSGFPTAH, from the coding sequence ATGGGTTTTGCTATTATTTGCGCTTTAATTACACTGCTTGCCGGTTACGCAACATTTTCGGCACTTAAAAACAAAAACATTCTTGGTATCGCGTTTGCTGGAGGAACATTCTTGGTTATTGGCTGGTTCACAGTCATGACGATCCTTAACTCTGGATTCCCAACAGCGCATTAA
- a CDS encoding MBL fold metallo-hydrolase: MKWKQIPLGPLQTNCYIVYDENKSCLIVDPGDNPKKLATVLEELELKPEAIVLTHAHFDHIGAVDRIRDKYGIKVYIHEKEKDWLSDPALNGSKHFMLNEPIKARPADHLIDDEGVMSIGSFEFEVFETPGHSPGSISIYFPEAEFVLAGDALFNGSIGRTDLPGGNHNQLIRSIHDKLLSLPEQTEVLPGHGPTTTIGLEMDSNPFLNGF, translated from the coding sequence ATGAAATGGAAACAGATTCCCCTAGGTCCTTTACAAACAAATTGCTATATCGTCTATGATGAAAACAAGTCATGCCTGATTGTGGATCCTGGCGATAATCCGAAAAAGCTGGCAACAGTGCTTGAAGAGCTAGAATTGAAGCCAGAAGCAATTGTGCTCACACATGCTCACTTCGATCATATCGGGGCAGTGGATAGAATAAGAGATAAGTACGGAATCAAGGTATATATTCATGAAAAAGAAAAGGATTGGCTATCAGATCCTGCATTGAATGGTTCGAAGCATTTTATGCTTAACGAGCCAATCAAAGCGCGTCCTGCAGACCATTTGATTGATGATGAAGGTGTAATGTCAATTGGCAGTTTTGAGTTTGAAGTGTTTGAAACACCGGGGCATTCTCCAGGGAGTATATCAATTTATTTTCCTGAAGCAGAGTTTGTACTGGCAGGAGACGCTCTGTTTAATGGCAGCATAGGAAGGACGGACTTGCCGGGTGGAAACCATAATCAACTAATCAGGAGCATCCATGATAAGCTCCTGTCATTACCGGAACAAACAGAGGTGCTTCCTGGACACGGACCGACAACGACAATTGGTTTAGAGATGGATTCCAACCCTTTTTTAAATGGATTTTAA